One Chionomys nivalis chromosome 4, mChiNiv1.1, whole genome shotgun sequence genomic region harbors:
- the Smim35 gene encoding small integral membrane protein 35: MHGFSAGEDSISSLGMILGVGLSLLLVSILGYSLAKWYQRGYCWDGPNFVFNLYQIRNLKDLEVGPPFTISGHMSSPDGGYMKFSNERV; encoded by the exons ATGCATGGCTTCTCTGCAGGTGAGGACTCCATCAGCTCACTGGGCATGATCCTCGGAGTGGGACTGTCGCTGTTGCTTGTGTCCATCCTCGGCTACAGCTTGGCCAAGTGGTACCAGCGTGGGTACTGCTGGGATG GGCCTAATTTTGTCTTCAACTTATACCAGATCCG GAACCTGAAGGACTTGGAAGTGGGGCCACCCTTCACCATCAGTGGCCACATGAGCAGTCCAGATGGCGGCTACATGAAGTTCTCCAATGAAAGAGTCTGA